In the genome of Falsirhodobacter halotolerans, one region contains:
- a CDS encoding glycoside hydrolase family 15 protein, giving the protein MTVALEDYAMIGDGETVALISNEGSIDWLCLPRFDSPACCAALLGNERHGYWSLAPDGAVTATEQRYRPDTMILETEHRCASGTLVVTDFMPEREGKPLLIRIARVTQGSVDILSRASFRFDYGNMPPWITPEGEGLAMHVGPDKLALHTDAPMIIEDDAVLSRATLKEGEHLAFVLAYGHSHERVGDGVDAQAALRETERTDRDWLSRLDVKGLAYPDAVRRSLLTLRALIHRPTGGLVAAPTTSLPEQPGGQMNWDYRYCWLRDAAFTLDAFLECGFVDEARNWRDWILRAVAGAPDKMQIMYRVDGARRLDEAELDWLPGYRFARPVRVGNAAAGQLQLDVWGELISTLHIAERAGMERNDQGRHLEHAVLEHVTKVWTEPDQGLWESRGEPRHYVYSKAMAWVVIDRFLKGQSVGELPDDRRAELETLRDRIHANVCKEGFNDGVNSFTSFYGGSEVDASLLLLPRIGFLPMSDPRMVGTLAAIEAQLVDGDFVHRHKMNALVPEGAFLACSFWLAECLLGVGRRADAVRTMETAMGVAGPCGLLSEEYDTRSRRLAGNHPQALSHLALIQAVLALRRFDAEGHDIDADL; this is encoded by the coding sequence GTGACGGTCGCGCTGGAAGATTACGCCATGATCGGCGACGGGGAAACCGTCGCCCTGATCTCGAACGAAGGGTCGATCGACTGGCTGTGTCTGCCGCGCTTTGATTCGCCCGCCTGTTGCGCCGCACTTCTGGGAAATGAGCGCCACGGATACTGGAGCCTTGCCCCGGACGGGGCGGTGACGGCCACCGAGCAGCGGTATCGGCCCGACACCATGATCCTTGAAACCGAACATCGCTGCGCCTCGGGCACGCTGGTCGTCACGGATTTCATGCCGGAACGGGAAGGAAAGCCGCTTCTGATCCGCATCGCCCGGGTGACGCAGGGGTCCGTCGATATCCTGTCGCGGGCCTCCTTCCGGTTCGATTACGGCAACATGCCGCCCTGGATCACGCCGGAGGGGGAGGGTCTGGCCATGCATGTCGGTCCCGACAAGCTGGCGTTGCACACCGACGCCCCCATGATTATCGAAGACGACGCCGTCCTGTCGCGCGCCACCTTGAAGGAAGGCGAACATCTGGCCTTCGTTCTGGCATACGGCCATTCGCATGAACGGGTCGGCGACGGCGTGGATGCACAGGCGGCCCTTCGGGAGACGGAACGCACGGATCGCGACTGGCTCTCGCGCCTGGATGTCAAGGGGCTTGCCTATCCCGATGCGGTGCGCCGGTCGCTCCTGACCTTGCGGGCGTTGATCCACCGCCCCACCGGCGGCCTTGTCGCCGCCCCCACGACATCGCTGCCCGAACAGCCGGGCGGCCAGATGAACTGGGATTACCGCTATTGCTGGTTGCGCGACGCCGCCTTCACGCTTGATGCGTTTCTGGAATGCGGGTTCGTGGACGAGGCCCGCAACTGGCGCGACTGGATCCTGCGCGCGGTGGCGGGGGCGCCCGACAAGATGCAGATCATGTATCGCGTCGATGGCGCGCGCCGTCTGGACGAGGCCGAGCTGGACTGGCTGCCGGGATATCGCTTCGCCCGGCCGGTGCGCGTCGGCAATGCGGCGGCGGGGCAACTGCAGCTTGACGTCTGGGGGGAGCTGATCTCAACCCTGCACATCGCCGAACGCGCGGGGATGGAGCGGAACGACCAGGGGCGGCATCTGGAACACGCGGTTCTGGAGCATGTCACCAAGGTCTGGACCGAACCGGATCAGGGCCTGTGGGAAAGCCGGGGGGAGCCGCGGCATTACGTCTATTCCAAGGCCATGGCCTGGGTGGTCATCGATCGCTTCCTCAAGGGCCAGAGCGTGGGGGAACTGCCGGATGACCGGCGGGCCGAACTGGAGACGCTGCGCGACCGGATCCACGCGAACGTATGCAAGGAAGGCTTCAATGACGGGGTGAACAGCTTCACCTCCTTCTATGGCGGGTCGGAGGTGGATGCCTCGCTTCTGCTGCTGCCCCGGATCGGCTTTCTGCCGATGAGCGATCCGCGCATGGTGGGCACCCTTGCCGCCATCGAGGCCCAGCTTGTCGACGGGGATTTCGTGCACCGCCACAAGATGAACGCGCTGGTGCCCGAAGGGGCGTTTCTGGCCTGTTCGTTCTGGCTGGCGGAATGTCTGCTGGGGGTCGGCCGCCGCGCCGATGCCGTGCGGACGATGGAAACCGCGATGGGCGTCGCGGGGCCCTGCGGTCTGCTGTCCGAGGAATACGACACCCGCTCGCGCAGGCTGGCGGGCAATCATCCGCAGGCCCTCAGCCATCTGGCCCTGATCCAGGCGGTGCTCGCCCTCAGGCGGTTCGATGCCGAGGGGCATGACATCGATGCCGACCTGTAG
- a CDS encoding FdhF/YdeP family oxidoreductase yields MANDMFIGKKSKAAGGWGALKSCGKQLLETRKPLAGAMTMLKANQPDGFDCPGCAWGDPNHGSSFEFCENGVKAVAWEATKLRVPPEFFAKNSVSQLRTWSDYDLEHQGRLTNPMRYNAATDHYEPVTWQAAFDEIGATLRGLDPDQVEFYTSGRASNEAAFLYQTFVRLYGTNNFPDCSNMCHEASGVALTDAIGIGKGTVLLEDFEKADAIFVFGQNPGTNHPRMLADLRKATERGAQVVVFNTLKEKGLVRFADPQKKLEMLVGGSEPTSTMYFQPRLGGDMAAARGMAKIVFAADEAARAAGRAPIIDDAFLTEHTDGLDDWRALVEATPWTVIEEQSGLTQADLTRAAEVYMTSNATIATWAMGITQHRHSVQTIREISNFMFLRGNIGREGAGLCPVRGHSNVQGDRTVGINEKAPKALLDAMERELGVPMPRTPGHNVLEAIGAMLAGTAKVFVGLGGNFARATPDSALIAQAMDKLDMTVHVATKLNHCHLLPGKVGFVFPCLGRTEIDRNSLGVRQIVTVEDSMSMVHGSGGINLPASAELKSEVAIVAGLAKATVGSAVVDWDAMADDNDKIRELMSRVLPGFHDYNTRVRVPRGFWLRNPASEREFRTPTAKANFGTFDLPGQTEWQMRADTADTFVLQTMRSHDQYNTTVYAMNDRYRGVYGEREVVFINPADMEGLAVASGDRVTIVTQSTDGIERRIAGFRVVPYDIPRGCLAGYYPELNALVPYNSFGDRSFTPTSKSVLVKVTRDAA; encoded by the coding sequence ATGGCCAACGACATGTTCATCGGAAAGAAATCCAAGGCCGCCGGCGGGTGGGGTGCCCTGAAAAGCTGCGGCAAGCAGCTTCTGGAAACGCGCAAGCCGCTGGCCGGTGCGATGACCATGCTCAAGGCCAACCAGCCCGACGGATTCGACTGCCCCGGATGCGCTTGGGGGGATCCCAATCACGGCTCCTCGTTCGAATTCTGCGAAAACGGCGTGAAGGCCGTCGCGTGGGAGGCGACGAAGCTGCGCGTCCCGCCGGAGTTCTTTGCCAAGAACAGCGTCAGCCAGTTGCGCACATGGAGCGATTATGACCTTGAGCATCAGGGCCGTCTGACGAACCCCATGCGCTACAACGCCGCCACCGACCATTACGAGCCGGTGACATGGCAGGCGGCCTTCGACGAAATCGGCGCAACCCTGCGCGGTCTGGACCCCGATCAGGTCGAATTCTACACCTCGGGCCGGGCGTCGAACGAGGCGGCGTTCCTGTATCAGACCTTCGTGCGGCTTTATGGCACGAACAACTTCCCCGACTGCTCCAACATGTGCCACGAGGCGTCGGGCGTGGCGTTGACCGATGCGATCGGCATCGGCAAGGGCACCGTTCTGCTGGAGGATTTCGAGAAGGCGGACGCCATTTTCGTCTTCGGTCAGAACCCCGGCACCAACCATCCGCGCATGTTGGCCGATCTGCGCAAGGCGACCGAACGCGGCGCGCAGGTGGTGGTGTTCAACACCCTCAAGGAAAAGGGTCTGGTGCGGTTTGCCGACCCGCAGAAAAAGCTCGAGATGCTGGTGGGCGGGTCGGAGCCGACCTCCACCATGTATTTCCAGCCGCGTCTGGGCGGCGACATGGCCGCCGCGCGCGGCATGGCCAAGATCGTCTTCGCCGCCGATGAGGCCGCCCGTGCCGCGGGCCGCGCGCCCATCATCGACGACGCCTTCCTGACCGAACACACGGACGGTCTGGACGACTGGCGCGCCCTGGTCGAGGCGACGCCCTGGACCGTGATCGAGGAGCAGTCGGGCCTGACCCAGGCCGATCTGACCCGCGCGGCGGAGGTCTACATGACCTCCAACGCGACCATCGCCACCTGGGCCATGGGCATCACCCAGCACCGCCATTCCGTCCAGACCATCCGCGAGATTTCGAACTTCATGTTCCTGCGCGGCAATATCGGGCGCGAGGGCGCGGGTCTGTGCCCGGTGCGCGGCCATTCCAACGTGCAGGGCGACCGCACGGTGGGCATAAACGAAAAGGCGCCGAAGGCCCTTCTGGATGCGATGGAGCGGGAGTTGGGCGTGCCCATGCCCCGCACCCCCGGCCACAACGTGCTGGAGGCGATCGGCGCGATGCTGGCGGGCACGGCGAAGGTGTTCGTGGGTCTGGGCGGCAACTTCGCCCGCGCCACGCCCGACAGCGCGCTGATCGCGCAGGCGATGGACAAGTTGGACATGACCGTCCATGTGGCGACCAAGCTGAACCACTGCCATCTGTTGCCGGGCAAGGTGGGCTTCGTGTTCCCCTGCCTTGGCCGGACCGAGATCGACCGCAATTCTCTTGGCGTTCGCCAGATCGTCACGGTGGAGGATTCGATGTCCATGGTGCACGGATCGGGCGGGATCAACCTGCCCGCCTCGGCCGAGTTGAAGTCCGAGGTGGCGATCGTCGCGGGCCTGGCCAAGGCCACGGTCGGGTCGGCGGTGGTCGATTGGGACGCGATGGCCGATGACAACGACAAGATTCGCGAGCTAATGTCGCGCGTTCTGCCCGGCTTTCACGACTACAACACCCGCGTTCGCGTCCCGCGCGGCTTCTGGCTGCGCAATCCGGCTTCCGAGCGGGAGTTCCGCACCCCCACCGCCAAGGCCAATTTCGGCACGTTCGACCTGCCGGGCCAAACCGAATGGCAGATGCGCGCCGACACGGCGGACACCTTCGTGCTGCAGACCATGCGGTCGCACGATCAATACAACACCACCGTCTATGCGATGAACGACCGGTATCGCGGCGTCTATGGCGAGCGGGAGGTCGTGTTCATCAACCCCGCCGACATGGAGGGGCTGGCGGTCGCGTCCGGGGATCGCGTGACGATAGTCACCCAATCGACCGACGGGATCGAGCGGCGGATCGCGGGCTTCCGTGTCGTGCCTTATGACATCCCGCGCGGCTGCCTCGCGGGGTATTACCCCGAGTTGAACGCGCTGGTCCCCTACAATTCCTTCGGGGATCGCAGCTTCACCCCCACGTCGAAGTCGGTGCTGGTCAAAGTCACCCGCGATGCGGCCTGA
- a CDS encoding GntR family transcriptional regulator — protein sequence MSTISRDQAALTPDRLADELRAEILDGRLPPGARLGEMALAARFAVSRGPIRTALLKLCDAGIVTIVPNSGARVRIITREDARALYQMRAALETEAAMLAASRADAGTAARFRALLDQHGADIAAHPDGAYLQTSADRDFHVVIAQMAGNPLILRGLSHELYPQLSLLRMGHRKVTGRGLQALHEHDRIAAAIADGDAEVAGLLMRRHIRNSWNALAAQLPAPEDAAD from the coding sequence TTGTCAACAATATCGCGCGATCAAGCCGCCCTGACGCCCGACAGATTGGCCGATGAATTGCGGGCCGAGATCCTTGACGGGCGCCTTCCCCCCGGGGCGCGCTTGGGCGAGATGGCGCTGGCCGCGCGTTTTGCCGTCAGTCGCGGGCCGATCCGCACGGCCCTGCTCAAGCTTTGCGACGCGGGGATCGTGACGATCGTGCCCAACAGCGGCGCGCGGGTTCGCATCATCACCCGCGAGGATGCCCGCGCCCTTTACCAGATGCGCGCCGCGCTGGAGACGGAGGCCGCGATGCTGGCCGCATCCCGGGCCGATGCGGGCACCGCCGCGCGCTTTCGCGCCTTGCTGGACCAGCACGGGGCGGACATCGCGGCGCATCCCGACGGCGCGTATCTGCAAACCTCGGCGGATCGCGATTTCCATGTGGTGATCGCGCAGATGGCCGGGAATCCCCTGATCCTGCGGGGCCTGAGCCACGAGCTTTATCCGCAGCTGTCCCTGTTGCGGATGGGGCATCGCAAGGTGACGGGGCGGGGGCTGCAGGCCTTGCACGAACATGACCGCATCGCCGCCGCCATCGCGGACGGCGATGCGGAGGTCGCGGGCCTTTTGATGCGCCGCCATATCCGCAACAGCTGGAACGCGCTGGCGGCCCAGTTGCCCGCCCCCGAAGATGCCGCCGATTGA
- a CDS encoding cbb3-type cytochrome c oxidase subunit I — MPTTEGWWPLVFGRLSFDALPFYSAIATGAASLVVIGAVVVIGLLTWLGRWTWLWREWLTSLDHKKIGIMYVIIAMVMLARAVIEGSLMRAQQAMAFDNPGFLPPEHFAQLFSTHGSIMVFFMAMPFLTGIINFALPLQIGARDVSFPLLNSMSLWLTAGGAGLMMASLVLGKFSTGGWTGYPPYTDAVFNPGVGPDYWIFAVTLGSLASTMTGINIAVTIYKKRCRGMNPFRMPLFCWTSLCTSVLMIFAMPPLTVATALLALDRYVGTHFFTNDGGGNMMNFANLFWLFGHPEVYILILPAFGVYSQVISNFSAKILYGYDSLIIATMCIAVMSFTVWVHHFFTMGQSANLNAVFGIATMAIGIPTGVKIFDWILTMAWGRVRFTVPMLYALAFMVLFVVGGLTGILLANPAVDFQVHNTVFLVAHFHNMLIPGLLYGMIAAYTYWFPKAFGFRLDEWWGRVAFGCWVTGFCLAFLPLYPLGLMGMPRRTQEFFEPDYLPFTIVAGIGALFLLSALTSLVIQLVVSIRRRATLAVPGGDPWDGRTLEWGIPCPAPEYNFAVLPVATSRDTFLAAKEDGTAYAPRRAYHDIELPRNSMTGVVFGLALAAAAFGLVWYMWWLAALGVLVAIGAVVARSFVLDTMRIIPAAEVRRQDEAWLAQVRRLPAADRDHETTPRNQGIAEAPAP; from the coding sequence ATGCCGACCACTGAAGGATGGTGGCCGCTCGTGTTCGGGCGGCTGTCCTTTGACGCGCTTCCGTTCTACAGCGCCATCGCGACGGGGGCGGCGTCGCTCGTGGTGATCGGGGCCGTCGTGGTGATCGGTCTTCTGACCTGGCTTGGCCGGTGGACCTGGCTGTGGCGCGAATGGCTGACCAGCCTCGATCACAAGAAGATCGGGATCATGTATGTGATCATCGCCATGGTCATGCTGGCCCGCGCCGTCATCGAAGGGTCGCTGATGCGCGCCCAGCAGGCGATGGCCTTCGACAATCCCGGCTTCCTGCCGCCCGAACATTTCGCGCAGCTGTTCTCCACCCACGGCTCGATCATGGTCTTCTTCATGGCGATGCCGTTCCTGACGGGGATCATCAACTTCGCCCTGCCCTTGCAGATCGGCGCGCGCGACGTGTCGTTTCCGCTGCTGAACTCCATGTCGTTGTGGCTGACGGCCGGGGGGGCGGGGCTGATGATGGCCTCGCTTGTCCTCGGCAAGTTTTCGACCGGCGGGTGGACCGGCTACCCCCCCTATACGGACGCGGTCTTCAATCCCGGCGTGGGCCCGGATTACTGGATCTTCGCCGTGACGCTCGGCTCTCTCGCCTCCACCATGACGGGGATCAACATCGCGGTGACGATCTACAAGAAGCGGTGCCGCGGCATGAACCCGTTTCGGATGCCGCTGTTCTGCTGGACCTCGCTGTGCACCTCCGTCCTCATGATCTTCGCCATGCCCCCGCTGACCGTGGCGACGGCCCTGCTGGCCCTGGACCGGTATGTCGGCACGCATTTCTTCACGAATGACGGGGGTGGCAACATGATGAACTTTGCCAACCTGTTCTGGCTGTTCGGCCATCCAGAGGTCTATATCCTGATCCTGCCCGCCTTCGGCGTCTATTCGCAGGTGATCTCGAACTTCTCGGCCAAGATCCTCTACGGCTACGACTCGCTCATCATCGCGACCATGTGCATCGCGGTCATGTCGTTCACGGTCTGGGTGCACCACTTCTTCACGATGGGGCAAAGCGCCAACCTGAACGCCGTGTTCGGCATCGCGACCATGGCGATCGGCATTCCGACAGGCGTGAAGATCTTCGACTGGATCCTGACGATGGCCTGGGGGCGCGTCCGCTTCACCGTGCCGATGCTCTATGCGCTGGCGTTCATGGTGCTGTTCGTGGTCGGCGGTCTGACGGGCATCCTGCTGGCCAACCCCGCCGTGGATTTTCAGGTGCACAACACCGTCTTTCTTGTGGCGCATTTCCACAACATGCTGATCCCCGGCCTGCTTTACGGGATGATCGCGGCCTATACCTACTGGTTTCCCAAGGCGTTCGGCTTTCGTCTGGACGAATGGTGGGGCCGGGTGGCGTTCGGCTGCTGGGTGACGGGGTTCTGTCTGGCCTTCCTTCCGCTGTATCCGCTGGGGCTGATGGGAATGCCGCGCCGCACGCAGGAGTTCTTCGAGCCGGATTATCTTCCCTTCACGATCGTCGCGGGCATCGGCGCGCTGTTCCTGCTGTCCGCCCTGACCAGCCTTGTCATCCAGCTTGTGGTGTCCATCCGCCGCCGCGCCACGCTGGCCGTGCCGGGGGGGGACCCTTGGGACGGACGCACATTGGAATGGGGCATTCCCTGCCCCGCGCCGGAATACAATTTTGCCGTGCTGCCGGTTGCCACGTCGCGCGATACCTTCCTTGCGGCCAAGGAGGATGGCACCGCCTATGCCCCGCGCCGCGCCTATCACGATATCGAACTGCCGCGGAATTCCATGACGGGCGTCGTGTTCGGTCTGGCCCTGGCGGCGGCGGCCTTCGGCCTTGTGTGGTATATGTGGTGGCTGGCCGCCCTGGGCGTTCTGGTGGCGATCGGGGCGGTCGTTGCCCGGTCCTTCGTGCTGGACACGATGCGGATCATCCCCGCGGCCGAGGTGCGCCGCCAGGATGAGGCGTGGCTGGCCCAGGTGCGCCGCCTGCCCGCCGCCGACCGCGATCACGAAACCACGCCCCGCAATCAGGGCATCGCGGAGGCCCCCGCCCCATGA
- a CDS encoding SDR family oxidoreductase gives MNKIVVVTGAGAGVGRATADEFARAGYDVVLLSRDPDRLEKAAIYARRQGVRALAIPTDVADAAAVEAAADKAERELGPIDVWVNVAMATIFSPVAKLTPEEVERGTQVTYLGQVHGMMSALKRMRKRDRGVIVNVGSALAYRSVPLQSVYCGAKAAIRGFTDSLRSEIIHDKLNVRVTMVDLPAVNTPQFDWALNKMGRRAQPVPPIYEPEVPARAIRFAAENKRRNVWVGYPTVQAILGNRIAPGLLDRYLAKAGYSGQLTDEEKPDDAPVNLFKPVKGDYDAHGRFDGRSKSRSVQMFTERHRLAFWSAAGLLAAAGLYHLARREGCPGRKP, from the coding sequence GTGAACAAGATCGTCGTCGTGACCGGGGCCGGTGCTGGGGTGGGGCGTGCGACCGCCGATGAATTCGCCCGGGCAGGATATGACGTGGTCCTTTTGTCACGCGACCCCGATCGGCTGGAAAAGGCCGCGATCTATGCTCGTCGGCAAGGGGTCAGGGCGTTGGCCATTCCCACGGACGTGGCGGATGCCGCCGCCGTGGAGGCCGCCGCCGACAAGGCCGAGCGCGAGCTTGGGCCCATCGACGTCTGGGTCAACGTGGCCATGGCGACCATCTTCTCTCCCGTCGCCAAACTGACCCCGGAGGAGGTGGAGCGCGGCACCCAGGTGACCTATCTGGGGCAGGTGCATGGCATGATGTCCGCCCTGAAACGGATGCGCAAACGGGATCGGGGCGTCATCGTCAATGTCGGTTCGGCGCTGGCCTATCGCTCCGTTCCGCTCCAGTCGGTCTATTGCGGGGCCAAGGCCGCCATTCGCGGCTTCACCGATTCCCTCCGGTCCGAGATCATCCATGACAAGCTGAACGTGCGGGTGACGATGGTGGACCTGCCGGCGGTCAACACGCCCCAGTTCGACTGGGCATTGAACAAGATGGGACGCCGGGCCCAGCCCGTCCCCCCCATCTATGAACCGGAGGTTCCCGCGCGGGCCATCCGTTTCGCCGCTGAAAACAAGCGGCGCAACGTCTGGGTCGGCTATCCCACGGTGCAGGCCATCCTGGGCAACCGGATCGCGCCGGGATTGCTGGACCGCTATCTTGCCAAAGCCGGCTATTCCGGCCAACTGACCGACGAGGAGAAGCCGGACGACGCGCCGGTCAACCTGTTCAAGCCGGTGAAGGGCGATTACGACGCCCATGGGCGCTTTGACGGACGGTCGAAATCGCGCAGCGTCCAGATGTTCACCGAACGTCACCGCTTGGCCTTCTGGTCCGCGGCGGGGCTTCTGGCCGCTGCCGGTCTTTACCACCTTGCCCGCCGCGAAGGTTGCCCGGGACGCAAGCCGTGA
- a CDS encoding isocitrate lyase/PEP mutase family protein — MLNHVINRTFKARLHTGAPILMPGAANALAARIIEDQGFEAVYLSGAGLTNTYLGMPDLAFIGLQEIAQHTATIRDATELPIVVDADNGFGNALNVHHTIRTLERAGASAIQLEDQKTPKRCGHFAGKEVVPLAEARSRIKAAVDARQDENTLIIARTDARATDGYQEALDRAAAFIEDGADITFVEAPQTVEELRGIPAALGGTPQLVNLVVGGKTPILGMDDLGAMGFSLILYANVALQAAVHGMQVALSQLQADGRMDEGGPVASFMERQRMVRKDHFDALDRKYAYKE; from the coding sequence ATGCTGAACCATGTCATCAACCGCACCTTCAAGGCGCGTCTGCACACTGGCGCGCCCATCCTGATGCCGGGGGCCGCCAACGCGCTGGCCGCCCGCATCATCGAGGATCAGGGGTTCGAGGCGGTCTATCTGTCGGGCGCGGGGCTGACGAACACCTATCTGGGGATGCCGGATCTGGCCTTCATCGGTTTGCAGGAGATCGCGCAGCACACGGCCACCATCCGCGACGCGACCGAATTGCCGATCGTGGTCGATGCCGATAACGGCTTTGGCAACGCGCTGAACGTCCATCACACCATCCGCACGCTGGAACGCGCGGGGGCCAGCGCCATCCAGTTGGAGGATCAGAAAACCCCCAAGCGCTGCGGGCATTTTGCGGGCAAGGAGGTCGTTCCGCTGGCCGAAGCCCGCTCGCGCATCAAGGCGGCGGTGGACGCGCGGCAGGATGAGAACACGCTGATCATCGCCCGCACCGACGCCCGCGCCACCGATGGATACCAGGAAGCGCTGGACCGCGCGGCGGCCTTCATCGAGGACGGGGCCGACATCACCTTCGTCGAGGCGCCCCAGACGGTGGAGGAGTTGCGCGGCATCCCCGCCGCCCTTGGCGGCACGCCGCAGCTCGTCAATCTGGTCGTGGGCGGCAAAACCCCGATTCTGGGCATGGACGATCTGGGCGCGATGGGCTTTTCGCTGATCCTATATGCCAATGTCGCGTTGCAGGCGGCGGTGCATGGGATGCAGGTCGCGCTCAGCCAGTTGCAGGCGGATGGGCGGATGGACGAGGGCGGCCCCGTCGCCAGCTTCATGGAGCGTCAGCGCATGGTCCGCAAAGACCACTTCGACGCGTTGGACCGCAAATACGCCTATAAGGAATAA
- a CDS encoding cytochrome ubiquinol oxidase subunit II, which translates to MGRLAALAPVLLLAGCGSGISFLDPHGPVAATQRDLLFQVTGWMMIVVLPAIFLVPFVAWRFRRRRNATYRPNWRFSWPLEILVWGVPIILVCILASLVLGKARALDPYAPIPSDLPPLEVEVVGLDYKWLFIYPEQNIASVGVMAVPVDRPVHFRLTSDTVMQSFMIPALGSQIYAMAGMVTELNLMADRPGVLMGQNTQFNGFGFQDQKFDTLALPQAEFDRWIAAARTAGRSLDQGAYALVSQKGKLADLRSRFDFDPQKGLIFSTVDPDLFGTVVSRYRAHADHGNTASDHATGEHHHADH; encoded by the coding sequence ATGGGACGTCTTGCGGCGCTGGCCCCGGTCCTGCTTCTGGCGGGATGCGGGTCGGGCATCAGCTTTCTCGACCCCCACGGGCCGGTCGCCGCGACGCAGCGCGACCTGTTGTTTCAGGTGACCGGCTGGATGATGATCGTGGTCCTGCCGGCCATCTTCCTTGTGCCCTTCGTGGCCTGGCGGTTCCGTCGACGGAGAAATGCGACCTATCGCCCGAACTGGCGTTTCTCCTGGCCGCTGGAAATCCTCGTCTGGGGCGTTCCGATCATTCTGGTCTGCATTCTGGCGTCGCTGGTTCTGGGCAAGGCCCGCGCCCTCGATCCCTATGCCCCCATCCCGTCCGACCTGCCGCCGCTGGAGGTCGAGGTCGTCGGCCTCGATTACAAATGGCTGTTCATCTATCCCGAACAGAACATCGCCAGCGTCGGCGTCATGGCGGTGCCGGTCGATCGTCCGGTGCATTTCCGCCTGACAAGCGACACGGTGATGCAATCCTTCATGATCCCGGCTCTTGGCAGCCAGATCTATGCCATGGCCGGCATGGTGACGGAGCTGAACCTGATGGCCGACCGTCCCGGCGTGCTGATGGGGCAGAACACGCAATTCAACGGCTTCGGCTTTCAGGACCAGAAGTTCGACACGCTCGCCCTGCCGCAGGCGGAGTTCGACCGCTGGATCGCCGCCGCCCGGACCGCTGGCCGCTCGCTCGACCAGGGGGCCTATGCCCTCGTGTCGCAAAAGGGCAAGTTGGCGGATCTGCGGTCCCGGTTCGACTTCGACCCCCAGAAGGGCCTGATCTTCTCGACAGTGGATCCCGACCTCTTCGGCACTGTCGTCTCCCGGTACCGTGCGCATGCGGACCACGGCAACACCGCCTCAGACCATGCGACGGGGGAACATCATCATGCCGACCACTGA